The following proteins come from a genomic window of Miscanthus floridulus cultivar M001 chromosome 2, ASM1932011v1, whole genome shotgun sequence:
- the LOC136538240 gene encoding germin-like protein 3-5, which produces MEYSKALASLFTMLVLAPLPLLVKATDPDPLQDFCVADLSGKLSVNGFPCQPSSSAGDEFLFSDKIATGGDPLANPNGSNVTELDVSEWPGVNTLGVSMNRVDFAPGGTNPPHVHPRATEVGLVTRGELLVGIVGSLDSGNRYYSKVVRAGETFVIPRGLMHFQFNVGEEDAAMVVSFNSQNPGIIFVPLTLFGSSPPIPTPVLAKALRVDASVVDLIKSKFAGGY; this is translated from the coding sequence ATGGAGTACTCCAAAGCCCTAGCGTCACTGTTCACCATGCTGGTGCTGGCACCTCTCCCTCTCCTCGTCAAGGCCACCGACCCAGACCCTCTTCAGGACTTCTGCGTCGCCGACCTCAGCGGCAAACTCTCAGTGAACGGCTTCCCCTGCCAGCCGTCCTCGTCGGCCGGCGACGAGTTCCTCTTCTCGGACAAGATCGCCACGGGAGGCGACCCGCTGGCCAACCCGAACGGCTCCAACGTGACGGAGCTGGACGTGTCCGAGTGGCCTGGCGTCAACACGCTGGGCGTGTCCATGAACCGCGTCGACTTCGCGCCGGGGGGCACCAACCCGCCGCACGTCCACCCGCGCGCCACCGAGGTCGGGCTCGTCACCCGCGGCGAGCTCCTCGTGGGCATCGTCGGCAGCCTCGACTCCGGGAACCGGTACTACTCCAAGGTGGTCCGCGCCGGGGAGACGTTCGTCATCCCGCGGGGGCTCATGCACTTCCAGTTCAACGTCGGCGAGGAGGACGCCGCCATGGTCGTGTCGTTCAACAGCCAGAACCCCGGCATCATCTTCGTGCCGCTCACGCTGTTCGGGTCCTCTCCGCCGATCCCGACGCCCGTGCTCGCCAAGGCGCTCCGGGTGGACGCCAGTGTCGTCGATCTCATCAAGTCCAAGTTCGCCGGTGGGTACTGA